Proteins encoded in a region of the Streptomyces sp. NBC_01298 genome:
- a CDS encoding transglycosylase domain-containing protein, protein MSEHRRKPQQPQSGGRAAARRAAQQRPSRGAGRDVPTASPSGSYGQQPGHGSRADARRAAGRAPAGRGRGAAGAGRPKRFINYPRGEKTGWQRFVPSWKLVCGSILGFFAMITAGAGIGIAMVNTPDVNKTAKAQNNVFYWEDGTQMVATGGSVNRQIVPIDKIPRSMQNAVIAAENESFDSDKGVDPMGIARAVWNMAKGGSTQGGSTITQQYVKNQYLDADQTLKRKVTELFISIKLGTTEEKNVILAGYLNTAYYGRDAYGIQAAARAYFGKDCNDLTPSESAFLAAVLKGPNLYNPDGGIGSAATPEQNTKRAQDRWTWVLNREVTVGRMQQAERDKYKTFPTFVESAQAAGMTGQIGYLVDTANLYLAKKGVKAEDLAKGGYQIHTTFKKSKVDALVKAVENTRDGLLDEKKRPKTDTFVQFGAASVDVKTGALVALYGGPGIDKKHFNNNANTSGVQVGSTWKPFVLAAAMEYGTQNSKGRGISADSKYQANDLTVINNRAGEPLRDGSGKPFRQKNESPTAYGYVTLNEAMEKSINVPFAQLVFDVGHDKVRDVAAAAGILPDSMDPNPNASFALGTSTPSAIRMANSYATFAASGVHHEQYSVTSVQKMGKDLPDFGPPKGKRAMDDSIADNITKVLENVVENGTGTKAKKLGRPAAGKTGTTDKNMSAWFVGYTPELSTSVALFRSDPSAKKKELISMEGVAGIPSVHGGDIPAEIWTKYMKEALNGVKESKFPEPEDLGVVADASGAPSPTPSPSPSPSPSPSPSNSPSPSPSPSPSPSRGGKPTCKPWAICDPDPSPSSSKSPSPSPSKSSGGGRPGGATNGGGDGFPIGGSTGG, encoded by the coding sequence ATGAGCGAGCACCGCCGCAAACCGCAACAGCCCCAGAGCGGTGGCCGCGCCGCCGCCCGTAGGGCTGCCCAGCAGCGCCCGTCCAGGGGCGCCGGGCGCGACGTCCCCACCGCGTCACCCAGCGGGTCGTACGGGCAGCAGCCGGGCCACGGCAGCCGGGCGGACGCCCGGAGGGCCGCCGGCCGCGCCCCGGCGGGACGGGGCCGTGGCGCCGCGGGCGCCGGCCGCCCCAAGCGGTTCATCAACTACCCGCGGGGCGAGAAGACCGGCTGGCAGCGCTTCGTCCCCTCCTGGAAGCTCGTCTGCGGCAGCATCCTGGGCTTCTTCGCGATGATCACGGCAGGCGCCGGCATCGGCATCGCCATGGTGAACACGCCCGACGTGAACAAGACGGCCAAGGCGCAGAACAACGTCTTCTACTGGGAAGACGGCACCCAGATGGTCGCGACCGGCGGCTCAGTCAACCGCCAGATCGTCCCCATCGACAAGATCCCCCGGTCCATGCAGAACGCCGTGATCGCGGCGGAGAACGAGTCCTTCGATTCGGACAAGGGCGTCGACCCGATGGGCATCGCCCGCGCCGTGTGGAACATGGCCAAGGGCGGCTCCACCCAGGGCGGCTCCACGATCACCCAGCAGTACGTGAAGAACCAGTACCTGGACGCGGACCAGACGCTCAAGCGCAAGGTCACCGAACTCTTCATCTCCATCAAGCTGGGTACCACCGAGGAGAAGAACGTGATCCTCGCCGGCTACCTGAACACCGCCTACTACGGCCGTGACGCCTACGGGATCCAGGCGGCCGCGCGCGCCTACTTCGGCAAGGACTGCAACGACCTCACGCCCTCCGAGAGCGCCTTCCTCGCGGCCGTGCTCAAGGGCCCGAACCTCTACAACCCCGACGGCGGCATCGGCTCCGCGGCCACGCCCGAACAGAACACCAAGCGGGCCCAGGACCGCTGGACCTGGGTCCTGAACCGCGAGGTCACGGTCGGGCGCATGCAGCAGGCCGAGCGGGACAAGTACAAGACCTTCCCCACCTTCGTCGAATCCGCCCAGGCCGCCGGCATGACCGGGCAGATCGGCTACCTGGTCGACACCGCCAACCTGTACCTGGCGAAGAAGGGCGTCAAGGCCGAGGACCTGGCCAAGGGCGGCTACCAGATCCACACCACCTTCAAGAAGAGCAAGGTGGATGCGCTGGTAAAGGCAGTCGAAAACACCCGCGACGGGCTGCTCGACGAGAAGAAGCGGCCCAAGACCGACACCTTCGTGCAGTTCGGCGCGGCCTCGGTGGACGTGAAGACCGGAGCCCTCGTCGCCCTGTACGGCGGTCCCGGCATCGACAAGAAGCACTTCAACAACAACGCCAACACCTCGGGCGTCCAGGTCGGCTCGACCTGGAAGCCGTTCGTGCTGGCGGCGGCCATGGAATACGGCACCCAGAACTCCAAGGGCCGGGGGATCTCGGCCGACAGCAAGTATCAGGCGAACGACCTCACGGTGATCAACAACCGTGCGGGCGAGCCGCTGCGCGACGGCTCCGGCAAGCCGTTCCGGCAGAAGAACGAGAGCCCGACCGCTTACGGCTACGTGACCCTGAACGAGGCGATGGAGAAGTCCATCAACGTCCCCTTCGCCCAGCTCGTCTTCGACGTCGGACACGACAAGGTGAGGGACGTCGCCGCGGCTGCCGGCATCCTGCCGGACTCCATGGACCCGAACCCCAACGCCTCCTTCGCCCTGGGCACCTCGACCCCCAGCGCCATCCGGATGGCCAACTCGTACGCCACCTTCGCCGCCTCCGGCGTTCACCACGAGCAGTACTCGGTGACCAGCGTCCAGAAGATGGGCAAGGACCTGCCGGACTTCGGTCCTCCCAAGGGCAAGCGGGCCATGGACGACTCGATCGCGGACAACATCACCAAGGTCCTGGAGAACGTCGTCGAGAACGGCACCGGTACGAAGGCCAAGAAGCTCGGCCGGCCGGCCGCGGGCAAGACCGGTACCACCGACAAGAACATGTCGGCCTGGTTCGTCGGCTACACCCCCGAGCTGTCCACCTCCGTGGCGCTGTTCCGCTCGGACCCGAGCGCGAAGAAGAAGGAACTGATCTCGATGGAGGGCGTGGCGGGCATTCCCTCCGTCCACGGTGGCGACATCCCGGCCGAGATCTGGACCAAGTACATGAAGGAGGCGCTGAACGGCGTCAAGGAGTCGAAGTTCCCGGAGCCCGAAGACCTCGGTGTCGTCGCGGACGCCTCCGGAGCCCCCTCGCCCACGCCGTCCCCCTCCCCGTCCCCCTCCCCTTCGCCGTCTCCGTCGAACTCGCCCTCCCCGAGCCCGTCCCCCAGCCCGAGCCCGTCGCGCGGCGGCAAGCCGACCTGCAAGCCGTGGGCCATCTGCGACCCGGACCCCAGCCCCAGCTCCTCCAAGTCCCCCTCGCCCTCACCCAGCAAGTCGAGCGGCGGAGGCCGGCCGGGCGGCGCGACGAACGGCGGCGGTGACGGCTTCCCGATAGGGGGCTCCACGGGCGGCTGA